GCGACCGGAGAATATGTCCGCCGCGCGGATTGATGCCTGAACTCCCCTCCCGCTTGCGGGAGGGGCCGGGGGTGGGCATTCCACCCCTGACGCGATCGCGCACGCCGATGGCGCGCTGCCCACCCCCAGCCCCTCCCGCACGCGGGAGGGGGGAGTTTTGTCTATGGTTGCCCATTCTGGCCTCATCACTGTCATGGAGCGCGCGGCGCGCAAGGCCGCGCCGAAGCTGCGGCGTGACTTCAACGAGGTCCAGCAGCTGCAGGTCAGCCGCAAGGGGCCGGCCGACTTCGTCAGCCAGGCGGATCGCCAGTCCGAGCAGACGCTCTATGAGGAACTGAAGAAGGCCCGGCCCGACTGGGGCTTCCTGGGCGAGGAAGGCGGCACGCGCGAGGGCGATCCGACCAAGCCGCGCTGGATCGTCGATCCGCTCGACGGGACGACCAACTTCCTCCACGGCATCCCGCACTTCGCGATCTCGATCGCGGTGGAAGAGCCGCGTCCGGACGGGCGGGGCGAGATCACGCAGGGCCTCGTCTATCAGCCGCTGACCGACGAGAGCTTCTGGGCCGAGAAGGGCCGGGGCGCGTGGCTGCAGGACAAGCGCCTGCGGGTTTCGGCGCGGCGCGAGCTGCCGGATTCGCTGATCGCGACGGGCATTCCCTTCATGGGGCACGGCGATTTCGAGCAGTGGACCAAGATCTTCGCGATGGTCGGCCCGCAGGTTTCGGGCATCCGCCGGTATGGCGCGGCCGCGCTGGACCTCGCCTGGGTGGCGGCGGGCCGGGTCGATGCCTTCTGGGAGAGCGATCTCGCCCCGTGGGATGTCGCGGCGGGCGTGCTGCTGGTGAAGGAAGCGGGCGGCTTCGTCACCGATTTCCGGGGCGCCGATCAGGCGATGGAGCGCAACCAGTTCCTCGCCGCCAGCGACGGCATCCATTCCAAGCTGCTGAAGCTGGTCGCGACCGCGCTGCGGAAGAACTGACGCCCGAGTCTTTTTGCGCTGTGGGGCGGGGGGACTCGGGCCTTCCGCCCCACATCCGC
This DNA window, taken from Sphingomonas sp. AP4-R1, encodes the following:
- a CDS encoding inositol monophosphatase family protein — its product is MVAHSGLITVMERAARKAAPKLRRDFNEVQQLQVSRKGPADFVSQADRQSEQTLYEELKKARPDWGFLGEEGGTREGDPTKPRWIVDPLDGTTNFLHGIPHFAISIAVEEPRPDGRGEITQGLVYQPLTDESFWAEKGRGAWLQDKRLRVSARRELPDSLIATGIPFMGHGDFEQWTKIFAMVGPQVSGIRRYGAAALDLAWVAAGRVDAFWESDLAPWDVAAGVLLVKEAGGFVTDFRGADQAMERNQFLAASDGIHSKLLKLVATALRKN